A single window of Malus sylvestris chromosome 5, drMalSylv7.2, whole genome shotgun sequence DNA harbors:
- the LOC126622007 gene encoding transcriptional corepressor SEUSS: MVPSGPPTPIGGAQSVSPSLLRSNSGMLGGQGSQSAFPSLASPRTQYGNMLGNVANVSSLLNQSYGNGISNPGFSGPGSNQRGGMDTGAESDPLSGVGNGMGFNAPSLSYGASNMANPGTSGHGHGQGQGQGQGQQFSNPSGNQLLTEQQQQQLETQHFQHGQQPMQQFSAPHNTQQQQHQFQAIRGGLARVGPVKLEPQLTNDQHGQQQQQQQVQSLSLGPVKMEPQQLQTMRSLPPVKLEPQQSDQSLFLHQQQQQQQQQLLHMSRQPSQNAAAQMNIMHQQRLLQLQQQQHQQQQQHQQQQFLKAMPQQRPQLQQQFPQQNLPMRSPAKPVYEPGMCARRLTHYMYQQQHRPEDNNIEFWRKFVAEYFVPHAKKKWCVSMYGTGRQTTGVFPQDVWHCEICNRKPGRGFEATVEVLPRLFKIKYESGTLEELLYVDMPREYHNSSGQIVLDYAKAIQESVFEQLRVVRDGQLRIVFSPDLKICSWEFCARRHEELIPRRLLIPQVSQLGAAAQKYQAATQNASSNISLPEIQSNCNMFVSSARQLAKTLEVPLVNDLGYTKRYVRCLQISEVVNSMKDLIDYSRETGTGPMESLAKFPRRTSASTGFHCQAQQSEEQMQQQQQQQQTIAQNSNGDPSSVQAAATQIAASNGVASVNNALNTASTSTSASTIVGLLHQNSMNSRQQSSMNNANSPYGGSSVQIPSPGSSSTIPQTQPNPSPFQSPTPSSNNPSQTSQGVMTAANHMGAANSPANISMQQPTLSGEADPSDSQSSVQKILHEMMMSNQLSGPGGMVGAGSLGNDLKNMNGILSTSNNTGLNGMTNNNSGIGGAGFGSMGGGLGQQPSMANGIRAAMGNNSVMNGRVGMAREQSMHHQQQDMGSQLLSGLGAVNGFNNLQFDWKHSP, from the exons ATGGTGCCTTCGGGGCCGCCCACTCCAATTGGTGGTGCCCAGTCTGTTTCGCCTTCACTTTTGCGTTCAAATTCTGGAATGTTGGGAGGTCAAGGTTCCCAGTCGGCTTTTCCCTCGCTTGCCTCACCACGAACTCAATACGGTAATATGCTTGGCAATGTAGCCAATGTGTCTTCTCTCCTTAATCAGTCGTATGGAAATGGAATTTCGAATCCAGGGTTTTCTGGTCCTGGTAGCAACCAACGTGGAGGTATGGATACTGGTGCTGAATCTGATCCACTTTCTGGTGTTGGCAATGGAATGGGTTTCAATGCACCTTCTTTGTCATACGGTGCATCAAACATGGCTAATCCCGGTACGTCTGGTCATGGTCATGGTCAAGGGCAAGGGCAAGGGCAAGGGCAACAATTTTCAAACCCTTCTGGTAACCAACTGTTGACGgaacaacagcagcagcaacTTGAAACACAGCATTTCCAGCATGGTCAGCAGCCAATGCAACAGTTCTCTGCCCCTCACAAtacgcagcagcagcagcatcaaTTTCAGGCTATTCGAGGAGGCTTAGCTCGTGTTGGGCCGGTAAAGTTAGAGCCCCAATTGACAAATGATCAACATGgacagcagcagcaacagcagcagGTGCAGTCTTTGAGTCTTGGTCCAGTGAAAATGGAAccccaacaacttcaaactaTGAGAAGCTTGCCACCTGTAAAATTGGAACCGCAGCAATCTGATCAGTCATTGTTTTTGCATCAACAGCAgcaacaacagcaacaacagCTCCTCCACATGTCAAGGCAGCCTTCTCAGAATGCTGCTGCCCAGATGAACATCATGCATCAGCAGAGATTATTGCAGTTACAACAGCAACAACACCAGCAACAGCAACAACACCAGCAGCAGCAATTCTTGAAAGCAATGCCTCAACAACGCCCCCAGTTACAGCAGCAGTTCCCGCAGCAGAATCTGCCTATGAGATCTCCTGCAAAACCAGTATATGAGCCTGGAATGTGTGCTCGGCGTTTGACACATTATATGTATCAGCAACAGCACAGGCCTGAA GACAACAACATTGAATTCTGGAGAAAATTTGTTGCTGAATATTTTGTACCCCATGCGAAGAAGAAGTGGTGCGTTTCTATGTATGGAACTGGCCGACAAACAACTGGCGTTTTTCCTCAG GATGTATGGCACTGTGAAATATGCAATCGCAAGCCTGGGCGTGGCTTTG AAGCGACCGTTGAGGTTCTTCCCCGGCTTTTTAAAATCAAGTATGAAAGTGGTACATTGGAGGAGCTTCTTTATGTTGATATGCCGCGCGAGTATCATAATTCATCTGGCCAGATTGTGTTGGACTATGCTAAAGCAATACAagaaagtgtttttgagcaaCTTCGTGTTGTTCGGGATGGCCAACTTCGGATAGTTTTCTCTCCAGATCTGAAG ATATGCTCTTGGGAATTTTGTGCAAGGCGCCATGAAGAGCTTATCCCTCGAAGATTACTGATACCTCAG GTTAGTCAGCTTGGTGCTGCAGCTCAAAAATACCAGGCTGCTACTCAAAATGCATCATCCAATATATCTCTTCCAGAGATACAAAGTAACTGTAATAT GTTTGTATCATCAGCGCGGCAGTTGGCAAAAACCTTGGAAGTGCCTTTAGTAAATGATTTAGGTTATACAAAGCGATACGTAAGGTGTCTTCag ATATCAGAAGTAGTTAATAGTATGAAAGACTTGATTGATTACAGCCGAGAGACAGGGACTGGACCTATGG AGAGCTTGGCCAAGTTTCCTCGAAGGACGAGTGCTTCAACTGGGTTTCACTGTCAAGCACAACAGTCCGAGGAGCAaatgcagcagcagcaacagcaacaacaaACGATCGCCCAGAATTCAAATGGAGATCCAAGCTCTGTTCAGGCCGCCGCTACGCAAATTGCTGCCAGTAATGGTGTTGCTAGTGTAAATAATGCTCTGAACACAGCATCCACATCTACTTCTGCAAGCACCATTGTTGGGCTCCTCCATCAGAATTCTATGAACTCCAGACAGCAAAGTTCTATGAATAACGCAAACAGTCCATATGGAGGAAGTTCTGTTCAGATTCCATCTCCTGGTTCTTCTAGTACAATCCCACAAACACAACCAAACCCTTCTCCATTCCAGTCACCAACACCCTCATCAAATAATCCCTCTCAAACATCTCAAGGTGTCATGACAGCTGCCAATCACATGGGTGCAGCAAATTCACCAGCAAATATATCCATGCAACAGCCAACCCTTTCGGGCGAGGCTGATCCAAGTGATTCCCAGAGCTCTGTCCAgaaaattttacatgaaatgatgATGTCCAACCAGCTTAGCGGCCCAGGTGGTATGGTTGGTGCTGGTTCTTTGGGCAACGATCTGAAAAACATGAATGGGATTTTGTCAACAAGCAACAACACAGGATTGAATGGCATGACTAACAATAACTCAGGAATTGGGGGTGCTGGATTTGGGAGTATGGGTGGCGGACTAGGTCAGCAGCCTTCGATGGCGAATGGAATAAGAGCAGCAATGGGAAATAATTCTGTTATGAATGGAAGGGTCGGAATGGCTCGAGAACAAAGTATGCACCATCAACAACAGGATATGGGGAGCCAGTTACTTAGTGGGCTTGGAGCGGTGAACGGCTTTAATAATCTTCAATTTGATTGGAAACATTCTCCATGA
- the LOC126623840 gene encoding zinc finger A20 and AN1 domain-containing stress-associated protein 5-like, translating to MTQRAEKEETEFKVLETLTHCVNNYDVTGNPSTNNMCQKCFNAATTSSSSSSVTILKFSAEKSPRSTSSFSFEAPAETFKKTKASEIARSDESPNRCVVNQCFECRRKVGLTGFRFYLAILSILSII from the coding sequence aTGACACAGAGAGCCGAGAAGGAAGAAACGGAGTTCAAGGTCCTCGAAACTCTAACGCACTGCGTCAACAACTACGACGTCACCGGTAATCCCTCCACCAACAACATGTGCCAGAAGTGCTTCAATGCCGCCACCACCTCATCGTCTTCTTCGTCCGTCACGATTTTGAAGTTTTCTGCGGAGAAAAGTCCGAGATCTACCTCATCCTTCAGCTTTGAGGCCCCGGCCGAGACCTTCAAGAAGACGAAGGCATCGGAGATCGCAAGATCGGATGAATCGCCAAATAGGTGCGTGGTCAATCAGTGCTTCGAATGCCGGAGAAAGGTCGGGTTGACCGGATTCCGGTTTTATctcgcgatattatcaatattatcgataatatag